A window from Plasmodium chabaudi chabaudi strain AS genome assembly, chromosome: 11 encodes these proteins:
- a CDS encoding actin-depolymerizing factor 2, putative, translating into MVSGVHVSDECIYEFNMLKVKHLHKYIIYKIENLQKIVVDILEHDMELTSLDNIIMRIRNNLKNTECRYIVADMPIPTPEGVLRDRIYFIFWSPGLSKPKEKMLYAASKESLVRKINGIFKSLEITCDINEFEEELKAIILNT; encoded by the exons ATGGTTTCAGGAGTTCATGTATCCGACGAATGTATTTACGAGTTTAACATGCTGAAAGTCAAGCATTTgcacaaatatattatttataaaatagaaaaCTTGCAGAAAATTGTTGTAGATATATTAGAACATGATATGGAGTTAACATCATTAgacaatattataatgcGCATTAGAAACAATTTAAAGAACACAGAGTGTAGATATATCGTTGCag ATATGCCTATCCCAACTCCTGAAGGAGTACTGAGGGACAGaatctattttattttttggtcACCAGGTTTATCGAAaccaaaagaaaaaatgctATATGCTGCATCTAAAGAATCATTAgttagaaaaattaatggaatttttaaaagtttaGAAATTACTTGTGATATAAATGAGTTTGAAGAAGAACTTAAggctattattttaaacacATAA
- a CDS encoding Fe-S assembly protein IscX, putative, translated as MNKGIINKIMYFSLNRSNVFIKQNYSMYRSIAHHKTKFCIDLFNLTNSSNKRYFNDSSDNDRTIDWENSEDIADLLFEEYKNVDPLTLRFEELENMIIDTVVNKNQKKLSGRCNEGILENIQMDWLERYNDENA; from the coding sequence ATGAACAAaggaataataaacaaGATTATGTATTTCTCTTTGAATAGATctaatgtttttataaagcAAAATTATTCCATGTATAGGAGTATTGCACATcacaaaacaaaattttgtattgATTTGTTTAATTTGACAAATTCTAGTAATAAAAGGTACTTCAATGATAGTAGTGATAATGATAGGACTATAGACTGGGAAAATTCAGAGGATATAGCAGATTTGCTTTTTGAGGAATACAAAAATGTAGATCCATTAACATTAAGATTTGAagaattagaaaatatgataatagATACTgtagtaaataaaaatcaaaaaaaactaaGTGGAAGATGCAATGAAGgtattttagaaaatatacaaatggATTGGTTAGAGAGATATAATGACGAAAATGCATAA
- a CDS encoding cytochrome c oxidase subunit 2, putative, whose translation MFNLNSKLYFGLRNINQLTSNHKIYYANSKRILNFPFKYNEFTTTKKVINNKIKDIHDKTYADKNAHGHGEHTKGLYHHVDHHHGNPHDHLTEDGTRKSEYDFDNYHWDDYWANVPKQNIIIVNGQKMIKGDETKPMEYLFNVSQQNIPFWSRTRLNVWGNHNLVLKVEFLFFWIPTLIIFSIAIPCFTMLYMLDEIVHTTMTVKVIGRQWYWIYEVESPPEDEE comes from the exons atgtttaatcTGAATtccaaattatattttggtttaagaaatataaatcagTTAACTAGTAAtcacaaaatttattatgcaAACTCAAAGagaatattaaatttcCCATTCAAATACAATGAATTTACAACtacaaaaaaagttattaaCAATAAGATAAAAGATATTCATGACAAAACATATGCCGACAAAAATGCTCATGGTCATGGAGAACATACAAAGGGATTATATCATCATGTAGACCATCATCATGGAAATCCTCATGACCATTTAACTGAGGATGGAACAAGAAAATCGGAATATgattttgataattatCACTGGGATGATTATTGGGCAAATGTTCCTAAACAAAACATCATAATTGTGAATGgtcaaaaaatgattaaaGGAGACGAAACAAAACCAAtggaatatttatttaatgttAGTCAACAAAACATCCCATTTTGGTCTAGAACAAGATTAAATGTATGGGGGAACCACAATTTGGTTTTAAAAGTCgagtttttatttttttggattCCAactcttattatttttagtatAGCCATTCCTTGTTTCACAATGTTGTATATGTTAGATGAAATTGTCCATACAACAATGACAGTCAAAGTTATTGGACGACAATG gtATTGGATTTATGAAGTGGAATCTCCTCCAGAAGATGAAGAATAA